AGCCGCGCATGGGAAACGGTATTGGCATGGGCTTTCAAACCCAGAAGCGCGCGATCCGCACTCTCGCTGAACAGATCGTCGGGAAAATGCGCCGGTCCCTTTTGCAGGCAGGCAATGAAGCGTGATTGGCCTTCAGCTAACGAGGGCATGCTGACTCTCGTCCAAAACATGGCTGCCAAGCACGGTTTCCACTTTTGTAACTTCGGCCATCAGCACATCATAAGCGGGAATATCGGTGTCCCATTCGATCAATGTCGGTTTGGGGCCCGCGCGCGTGATGAAGCGTTCATACAGCCGCCAGGTCATGTCACTGACAATCGAGCCATGATCGTCGATTAGCAGCGGTCCATCGTCATGCTCTTCACGGGCATGGCCGGCGAGATGCATTTCCCCGACCATGTCCGGATCAATCGCATCGACATAGGCTTCCATATCCAGCCCAACATTGGTGGCTGTCACTTCGACATTGTTGATATCGAACAATAGTCCGCAGCCTGCCTGTTTGCACAGCGCAGAGATAAAGTCCGTCTCGCTCATCTCGTCATCGCGGTAACTCAGATAGCGCGACGGGTTCTCGATCAGCATCGGCCGTTTCAGCCGGTCCTGCACTTTGCCGATTTGGGCGGCAAAATGATCGAGTGATTCCTTTGTATAGGGAATGGGGAGCAGATCGGGATAGCGATCATGGGCATTGCCGCTCCAGCTCAGATGGTCGGACACCATGGCTGGCTCATAACGATCACAAAGATCGGCAATTTTATCGAGATCATATTGATTGAGGCCTTCAGCGGAGCCGAGGGAAAGCCCGACGCTGTGAAAGCTCAAAGGATAGTCTTCGGCGATGGCGGTCAACCAACGATGCAGCGGACCACCATCACCGAAGTAATTCTGCGGATGCACCTCTACCCATCCGGGTTTTTTTGATCCGACTTCCTCAGACAGCACATCATTATAATGCACTGACTTCAGACCTATGCCACCTGATGGAGGGAGGGAGCATGACATAGGCGTTTTCATAACGGACAGACCAAAATTTGAGGTGTGAGTATCAGTAACATCCGCAAAACTTAACGTATTTCTGCTTTTAAGGGAATAGGAGCCCGTGCTCCTGCGAAGGCAGGGGCCCATCTCCCGCCATAGCATCTAGACGCCAGCTTGGGAGATGGATTCCTGCCTGCGCAGGAATACTGGAGCGCTCTTAGCCTTTCTGCGGTACCGGCTTCGTGTTGCCTTTCTTGGCGGTCAGTGAACCACCGGCTTTGGTGCAGGCGCCTTTGGCGACATATTTCCAGGCATTGCCCTGGTAATCGGCGGTCGAGGTGCCGGCGCAGCTCGTGCCTGGTCCTGCGGCGCAGTCATTCTTGCCTTTCAGCGCGATACCGAAACATTTTTCCTTGGCACCAGCCGCAACAGCGGTGGTCGGTGAAATGGCGATAGTCGCAGCGGCGGCAAGGGCAGCAGCAGCTGCAGTAGCTTTGATCATGGAGTTGGACATTTGGTTTTCCTCTCTTGGAAATTGGGTAATGGGGGCGAACCTGTCTTGCAGGCTCATGATGTGTTTCGCGGCATCACGCCGGTTGGTTACATTTCTTTTCCAAGGCGGAGAAAAATTCACATGCCATTTTTGAAAAACGGCTTTTTTTTGGCGGATATCGCTTGCGAAAAAGATTCAGAATTTTTCCCGCAAAGCCTTGACGATTGCTCAGAATAGCCCATATGGGCGTCGTTAGCACTCGACTCAAAGGAGTGCTAATCCTCCATTGAATATATCTTGATGGCCCGGGCTAAAGGAGCGGGGCCGCAGGAAAGAAAATTTGGACAAGAAAGGCAAACTTATGAAATTTCGTCCACTACATGATCGTGTACTGGTTCGCCGCGTAGAGGCGGATGCGAAAACCGCTGGCGGCATTATCATTCCAGATAGCGCACAAGAAAAGCCATCCGAAGGCAAAGTTGTTGCTGTTGGTACTGGCCTCAAAGACGACAATGGCAAAGTAACTGCCCTCGACGTCAAAAAAGGCGACAGCATCCTGTTCGGCAAATGGTCCGGCACGGAAGTTACCGTTGAAGGTGAAGACCTGATCATCATGAAAGAAAGCGATATTCTCGGCATCGTCGAGAAGTAAGAGCGCTTTTTCACCTATTCATTCATTCTCATAAGCAGAGGAAAACAACATGGCTGCTAAAGACGTAAAATTTGGTCGCGACGCACGCGAACGCATTCTTACC
This DNA window, taken from Parasphingorhabdus litoris DSM 22379, encodes the following:
- the bufB gene encoding MNIO family bufferin maturase encodes the protein MSCSLPPSGGIGLKSVHYNDVLSEEVGSKKPGWVEVHPQNYFGDGGPLHRWLTAIAEDYPLSFHSVGLSLGSAEGLNQYDLDKIADLCDRYEPAMVSDHLSWSGNAHDRYPDLLPIPYTKESLDHFAAQIGKVQDRLKRPMLIENPSRYLSYRDDEMSETDFISALCKQAGCGLLFDINNVEVTATNVGLDMEAYVDAIDPDMVGEMHLAGHAREEHDDGPLLIDDHGSIVSDMTWRLYERFITRAGPKPTLIEWDTDIPAYDVLMAEVTKVETVLGSHVLDESQHALVS
- the groES gene encoding co-chaperone GroES, which translates into the protein MKFRPLHDRVLVRRVEADAKTAGGIIIPDSAQEKPSEGKVVAVGTGLKDDNGKVTALDVKKGDSILFGKWSGTEVTVEGEDLIIMKESDILGIVEK
- a CDS encoding BufA1 family periplasmic bufferin-type metallophore; this translates as MSNSMIKATAAAAALAAAATIAISPTTAVAAGAKEKCFGIALKGKNDCAAGPGTSCAGTSTADYQGNAWKYVAKGACTKAGGSLTAKKGNTKPVPQKG